In Anaerobacillus isosaccharinicus, one genomic interval encodes:
- a CDS encoding IS4 family transposase: protein MDKITRKTSFGQWFSPINLELFDDQVKTLKLDFYTKKLTTESFLKLLLYAQLEEVESLHALSDCLFDDQLQKGVNLDSISISQLSRRLNGMNPDLFQRLFLDLVSKIHAKTHYTKLIMPLKIIDSSTLPLNLTNHKWAKFRKTKAGVKLHLRLVFMEKGISYPEKAVITTAKEHDRGQLEIMVDDRECMYVFDRGYLDYERFDRMTDEGYFFLSRLRKNAVIREVYEFKLPESSAVLSDQMILIGTPQKRAENYFRLLKVIDSKGNELHLITNRFDLSAEEISEMYKSRWAIELFFKWIKQHLSIKKFYGQSEWAIHNQVFIALIVFCLHVLAQHETKSKRKTLQISRYLKAALWKPAHIWLRKIEGKAVP, encoded by the coding sequence ATGGATAAGATTACACGAAAAACTTCATTTGGACAATGGTTTTCACCAATAAATCTCGAATTATTTGATGATCAGGTGAAAACATTGAAATTAGATTTCTACACGAAAAAACTTACGACGGAATCATTTTTAAAATTATTACTCTACGCCCAGCTCGAAGAAGTAGAAAGTCTTCATGCGCTGAGTGACTGTCTTTTTGATGACCAGCTTCAAAAAGGTGTCAACCTTGATTCGATCAGTATCTCTCAGCTCTCACGGCGTTTGAATGGCATGAATCCAGATCTATTTCAAAGGCTTTTTCTGGATTTAGTCTCGAAAATCCATGCGAAAACACACTACACCAAGCTAATCATGCCGCTAAAGATCATTGATTCAAGCACATTGCCACTTAATTTAACCAATCACAAATGGGCAAAGTTCCGCAAAACAAAAGCGGGGGTAAAGCTACATTTGCGCCTTGTTTTTATGGAAAAAGGGATTTCCTACCCTGAAAAGGCTGTGATAACAACGGCAAAGGAACATGATCGTGGTCAACTAGAAATCATGGTAGATGACAGAGAATGCATGTATGTATTTGACCGCGGTTATCTTGATTATGAGCGCTTTGATCGCATGACTGATGAAGGCTACTTTTTTCTTTCTAGACTACGTAAAAACGCAGTTATACGGGAAGTTTACGAATTTAAACTCCCAGAAAGTTCGGCTGTTTTATCGGATCAAATGATCTTAATTGGAACACCACAAAAACGTGCTGAAAACTACTTTCGCCTTTTAAAAGTAATTGATTCAAAAGGAAATGAACTTCATTTAATCACAAATCGGTTTGATTTAAGTGCTGAAGAAATTTCTGAGATGTATAAGTCACGTTGGGCGATTGAGTTGTTTTTCAAATGGATCAAACAGCATCTCAGCATCAAAAAGTTCTACGGTCAAAGCGAATGGGCAATCCACAATCAAGTGTTTATCGCATTAATTGTTTTTTGCCTACATGTTCTAGCTCAGCACGAAACGAAAAGCAAGCGAAAAACCTTACAAATTAGTCGCTACTTAAAAGCGGCCTTGTGGAAGCCAGCACATATCTGGCTTCGAAAAATTGAAGGAAAAGCCGTTCCATAA
- a CDS encoding metal-dependent hydrolase translates to MKLTYHGHSVVLIETNGKKIIIDPFLSGNSQTNLNVNELEVDVILLTHGHNDHVGDTVKLAKKTNATVVAPFELATYLSWQGVNVHPMHIGGAYQFDFGTVKLTQAFHGSAYVDEEAKQIIYTGMPAGILFTAEGKTVYHAGDTALFSDMKVIGDRNVIDVAFLPIGDNFTMGPEDAVLAASWLKAKMVVPIHYNTFPVIEQDPKAFVSMLKEEIEGKVLGSGETIEF, encoded by the coding sequence TTGAAACTAACTTATCACGGGCATTCTGTCGTTCTAATTGAAACTAATGGAAAGAAGATCATTATTGATCCATTCCTATCCGGAAACAGTCAAACGAATTTAAATGTGAATGAGCTCGAAGTGGATGTAATCCTATTAACACATGGACACAACGACCATGTAGGCGATACGGTAAAATTGGCAAAAAAAACCAACGCTACTGTTGTAGCACCATTTGAACTTGCTACCTATTTGAGCTGGCAAGGGGTGAATGTCCACCCAATGCATATCGGGGGAGCTTATCAATTTGATTTTGGAACAGTGAAACTTACGCAAGCCTTTCACGGCTCTGCTTATGTAGATGAAGAAGCGAAGCAGATCATATATACTGGTATGCCGGCGGGAATTCTTTTTACAGCGGAAGGTAAAACCGTTTACCATGCTGGGGATACGGCTTTATTTTCGGACATGAAAGTGATCGGTGATCGCAATGTCATTGATGTAGCGTTTCTACCAATCGGCGATAATTTTACAATGGGACCTGAAGATGCAGTTTTAGCAGCTTCTTGGTTAAAAGCAAAAATGGTAGTACCAATTCATTACAATACGTTCCCTGTCATTGAGCAAGATCCAAAAGCATTTGTATCAATGCTAAAAGAGGAAATTGAAGGGAAAGTCCTTGGTTCTGGGGAAACGATCGAATTTTAA
- a CDS encoding M24 family metallopeptidase has protein sequence MNQRLAGVMHWLEEENINFAFVQTKANVFYLSQFYTEPHERLVGIIIFPNSEPIMICPNMEKPQARAAGWEYEIISYSDSENPWQLLEARLKNQLPSVSKIAIEKEHISFTRAKALLNMYPNGELVSVEEKLYSLRLVKDEKELKILKQAAQLADFGVEVGVNAIKAGKTEMDILALIEYELKRKGIREMSFSTMVLTGAKTADPHGNPGLTEIKRGDFVLFDLGVVLDGYCSDITRTVAFQEISEKQREIYETVLGAQLQALSTCKIGTRIGDIDLAARNYITNAGYGEYFPHRIGHGLGIEVHEFPSMSENNNDRLQEGAVFTVEPGIYVPSIGGVRIEDDLVITKEGFESLTNYPKELIII, from the coding sequence ATGAATCAGCGATTAGCAGGTGTCATGCACTGGTTAGAAGAAGAAAACATCAACTTTGCTTTTGTACAAACGAAAGCAAATGTATTTTATTTATCGCAATTTTATACAGAACCACATGAGCGTTTAGTTGGGATCATTATATTTCCAAACTCTGAGCCTATTATGATTTGCCCAAATATGGAAAAGCCTCAAGCACGAGCTGCAGGATGGGAATATGAAATTATTAGTTACAGCGACTCCGAAAACCCATGGCAGTTGTTAGAGGCGCGTTTAAAAAATCAATTGCCATCTGTTAGCAAGATTGCTATTGAAAAGGAGCACATTTCGTTTACAAGAGCAAAAGCATTACTAAATATGTACCCTAATGGAGAATTAGTATCTGTTGAAGAAAAACTTTATTCTTTAAGGTTAGTAAAAGACGAAAAGGAATTAAAAATCTTAAAACAAGCGGCACAACTTGCGGACTTTGGGGTTGAAGTTGGAGTTAACGCTATAAAAGCCGGTAAAACTGAAATGGATATTTTAGCTTTGATTGAATACGAGTTAAAGCGAAAAGGAATACGGGAGATGTCGTTCTCTACTATGGTTTTAACTGGAGCCAAAACTGCTGACCCACACGGAAATCCTGGTTTAACAGAGATTAAACGGGGTGACTTTGTGTTGTTTGATCTTGGGGTAGTGTTGGACGGTTATTGTTCTGATATAACTAGAACCGTTGCCTTTCAAGAAATTAGTGAAAAACAACGCGAGATTTACGAAACGGTTTTGGGAGCACAACTACAAGCATTATCAACTTGTAAAATTGGAACTAGAATTGGAGATATCGACTTAGCAGCAAGAAACTATATTACAAATGCGGGGTATGGAGAATACTTTCCACATCGAATTGGCCATGGTCTCGGTATTGAAGTCCATGAATTCCCTTCAATGAGTGAAAACAACAACGACCGGTTACAAGAAGGAGCCGTATTTACAGTCGAACCCGGTATTTATGTACCAAGCATCGGCGGCGTCCGCATTGAAGACGATCTAGTCATCACAAAAGAAGGATTTGAAAGTCTAACAAATTATCCGAAAGAATTAATTATAATTTAA
- a CDS encoding universal stress protein has product MEKNYANILVAVDGSNEAKKALLKAIDIAKKDHAKIFISHVVDTRTFATVEQYDRAIVTRAEEYAKDMLTEYKAEVEKAGIEAVCVLDFGSPKVKVSKDLANKYEIDLIITGATGLNAVERLLIGSVSEYIARSAKCDVLIVRN; this is encoded by the coding sequence ATGGAAAAAAACTACGCAAACATTTTAGTAGCAGTTGATGGTTCAAACGAAGCAAAGAAGGCATTACTTAAAGCGATCGATATTGCTAAAAAAGATCATGCGAAAATCTTTATCAGTCACGTAGTCGACACTAGAACATTTGCAACTGTCGAACAGTACGACAGAGCTATTGTTACTAGAGCAGAAGAATACGCCAAGGACATGCTTACTGAATATAAAGCTGAAGTTGAAAAAGCTGGCATAGAGGCTGTATGTGTCCTAGATTTCGGATCACCTAAAGTAAAAGTTTCAAAAGATTTGGCAAATAAATATGAGATCGATTTAATTATTACAGGTGCTACAGGTTTGAATGCTGTAGAACGCCTTCTTATTGGAAGTGTTTCAGAATACATTGCTAGGAGTGCAAAGTGCGACGTGCTAATCGTTCGTAATTAG
- a CDS encoding CBS domain-containing protein translates to MTKHEQILQHIQSLEIGNKISVRQIAKALTVSEGTAYRAIKDAENQGLVSTIERVGTIRIEKKQKENFEKITFAEVVNIVDGQVLGGRDGLHKTLSKFVIGAMKAEAMMRYVEAGNLLIVGNRDQVHKLALETGAAVLITGGFDTSDEVKRLADELNMPIISTSYDTFTVATMINRAIYDQLIKKEIILVEDIFIHLENTYYLNTTDKVERWFEFNNETGHSRYPVVDENMKIQGMVTSKDVMGVDKSLEIEKVMTKSPLSVNGQTSVASAAHLMVWEGIEQLPVVDNYKKLVGVISRQDVLKALQMNQRQPHVGETIEDLVTSRFEDASVGNDICYRCEVTPQMTNHLGTISYGVFTTIVTEAGSRALRVHKKGDLVVENITLYFIKPVQIESMIEISPRVLEIGRKFGKVDVEIFHEGTIVGKALLMAQIIDR, encoded by the coding sequence ATGACTAAACACGAACAAATTTTGCAACATATCCAATCACTAGAGATTGGTAATAAAATTTCCGTGAGACAAATTGCAAAAGCATTGACTGTTAGTGAAGGAACAGCTTACCGGGCAATTAAAGATGCTGAAAATCAAGGCTTAGTAAGCACCATTGAGCGTGTAGGAACAATTAGAATTGAGAAGAAACAAAAAGAGAACTTTGAGAAAATAACGTTTGCCGAAGTTGTAAACATTGTTGATGGACAAGTTCTCGGTGGTAGAGACGGTTTACATAAAACATTGAGTAAATTTGTTATTGGTGCCATGAAAGCAGAAGCAATGATGCGTTATGTAGAGGCTGGAAATTTACTTATCGTAGGTAATCGAGACCAAGTTCATAAGTTAGCTCTTGAAACTGGAGCTGCGGTACTTATTACAGGAGGCTTTGATACGTCTGATGAGGTAAAACGATTGGCTGACGAGTTAAATATGCCAATCATTTCTACTTCATATGATACGTTTACAGTAGCAACGATGATAAACCGCGCCATTTATGATCAATTGATAAAAAAGGAAATTATTCTTGTAGAAGATATTTTTATTCACTTAGAAAATACATATTATTTAAATACAACAGACAAAGTTGAACGTTGGTTTGAGTTTAACAACGAAACAGGACATAGTCGCTACCCTGTTGTTGATGAAAACATGAAGATCCAAGGAATGGTCACCTCTAAAGATGTTATGGGGGTAGATAAAAGTTTAGAAATCGAAAAGGTGATGACTAAAAGTCCTCTTTCAGTTAACGGACAAACCTCGGTTGCCTCTGCAGCTCACTTAATGGTTTGGGAAGGAATTGAACAACTTCCTGTTGTAGATAATTATAAAAAATTAGTCGGTGTTATTAGTCGTCAAGATGTTCTAAAAGCGCTACAAATGAATCAGCGACAGCCTCATGTAGGTGAGACGATTGAAGATTTAGTGACAAGTCGTTTTGAGGATGCTTCAGTAGGAAATGATATTTGCTATCGCTGCGAAGTAACTCCACAAATGACAAACCATTTAGGGACAATTTCGTATGGAGTATTTACAACGATTGTGACTGAGGCAGGAAGTAGGGCTTTACGTGTTCATAAAAAAGGAGACTTGGTCGTTGAAAATATTACACTTTATTTTATTAAACCAGTTCAGATTGAAAGTATGATTGAAATTTCTCCTAGAGTTTTAGAAATTGGACGAAAGTTTGGTAAAGTAGACGTAGAAATTTTTCATGAGGGAACGATTGTAGGTAAAGCTTTATTGATGGCACAAATTATCGACAGGTAG
- a CDS encoding SDR family oxidoreductase — MRHALITAGTKGLGKKVTEKLLEDGYKVSVSYRSDKEAAERLAIEWKKYHGSFQFIQADVTKKEELIDLVDHAVNSFGNIHILVNNAGPYVFQRKKLLDYSENEWYEMLEGNLSSVFHLVKKVIPMMREEKFGRIITYGFQGAEGTPGWLYRSAFAAAKVGLVSLTKTIAIEEAENGVTANMVCPGNIVGDMKEASIAESRQVFDRDTPVGRSGTGEDIGRVISFLCHENSDMITGTVIEVTGGVDVLHRFR; from the coding sequence ATGCGTCATGCTTTGATCACAGCTGGAACGAAAGGTTTAGGAAAAAAAGTAACTGAAAAGCTACTAGAAGATGGTTATAAGGTTTCAGTTAGTTACCGTAGCGATAAAGAAGCCGCGGAACGTTTGGCAATCGAATGGAAAAAGTATCATGGTTCCTTTCAATTTATTCAAGCCGATGTTACAAAAAAAGAAGAGTTGATTGATCTTGTTGACCATGCTGTAAACTCCTTCGGAAACATTCACATATTAGTAAATAATGCAGGACCCTATGTGTTTCAAAGAAAGAAGCTATTAGATTATAGTGAGAATGAATGGTATGAAATGCTAGAAGGAAATTTAAGTAGTGTTTTTCATCTCGTAAAAAAAGTAATTCCGATGATGCGTGAGGAGAAATTCGGACGAATTATTACGTATGGATTTCAAGGTGCAGAAGGAACTCCAGGTTGGCTTTATCGCTCTGCCTTTGCAGCAGCAAAAGTTGGCCTCGTATCGCTTACTAAAACAATTGCAATAGAAGAAGCGGAAAATGGTGTCACAGCTAATATGGTTTGTCCGGGTAATATTGTAGGCGATATGAAGGAAGCTTCAATTGCAGAATCTAGGCAAGTTTTTGATAGAGATACTCCAGTAGGTAGATCTGGGACAGGAGAAGATATTGGTCGTGTTATATCATTTCTCTGCCATGAAAATTCTGATATGATTACAGGTACAGTCATAGAAGTTACTGGAGGCGTAGACGTATTACATCGTTTCCGATAA
- a CDS encoding DHH family phosphoesterase — MKAKIIETIENYHKIIIHRHVRPDPDALGSQGGLAYLIKEHYPKKEVYVVGDEEPSLEFIIKMDEISDETFTDALIIICDTANVERISDERYTKGKSIIKIDHHPNEDQYGDLIWVDTNASSVSEMIFELFEEWHSQKGMEMTVHAARCLFAGIVGDTGRFRYPNTTERTFRFVSELVKQPFSPIELYEPMERKSLNDARLQGYILNHFDFLEPGVGAINLTQTLLKEYNVSPSDASRLVNTFANVEGLKAWVCFVEEPDQLIRVRLRSKGPIINGLAQKFNGGGHPLAAGASVHSWDEAQDVLDQLQEICRNA, encoded by the coding sequence ATGAAAGCAAAAATAATTGAAACTATTGAAAACTATCATAAAATCATTATTCATCGTCATGTTCGCCCAGATCCAGATGCGCTAGGTTCACAAGGGGGATTAGCCTATTTAATAAAGGAGCATTACCCCAAAAAGGAAGTTTATGTAGTCGGAGACGAAGAACCGTCACTTGAATTTATAATTAAGATGGATGAGATTAGTGATGAGACTTTTACGGACGCGTTAATTATTATTTGTGATACAGCAAATGTAGAACGGATTAGTGATGAAAGGTATACAAAGGGAAAGAGTATTATTAAAATTGATCATCATCCGAACGAAGATCAGTACGGTGATCTAATTTGGGTCGATACAAATGCTAGTTCTGTTAGTGAAATGATTTTTGAACTTTTTGAAGAATGGCACAGTCAAAAAGGGATGGAAATGACAGTTCATGCAGCAAGATGCTTATTTGCAGGAATTGTGGGAGATACAGGCAGATTTCGTTATCCAAATACAACTGAGCGGACATTTCGTTTTGTAAGTGAATTAGTCAAACAACCATTTTCACCGATAGAACTTTATGAACCGATGGAGCGAAAAAGTTTAAATGATGCTAGGCTTCAAGGTTATATTTTGAATCATTTTGATTTTCTAGAGCCTGGAGTCGGGGCAATTAATTTAACACAAACATTACTTAAGGAGTATAACGTAAGTCCAAGTGATGCATCAAGACTTGTTAATACATTTGCTAATGTAGAAGGATTAAAGGCTTGGGTCTGCTTTGTAGAAGAGCCTGATCAATTAATAAGGGTCCGTTTACGTTCGAAAGGTCCAATCATTAATGGTTTAGCGCAAAAATTTAATGGCGGAGGTCACCCATTAGCTGCCGGCGCATCAGTTCATTCTTGGGATGAGGCTCAGGATGTATTAGACCAATTACAAGAAATTTGTAGAAATGCATAA
- a CDS encoding YtpI family protein yields MITTIFIVVSAVLYIFFKVKYFQAKAPIEKKLISTKGNIAIGVFLVSFGLNQIVIATTVALVIGVIFIGLGTANVFFGYKAYKHYFPLMMQEANGKS; encoded by the coding sequence GTGATTACTACAATTTTCATCGTCGTTTCTGCAGTTTTATATATTTTTTTCAAGGTAAAATATTTTCAAGCAAAAGCTCCTATAGAGAAAAAATTAATCTCTACTAAAGGTAATATTGCTATTGGAGTATTTTTAGTTTCCTTTGGTTTAAATCAAATTGTTATTGCTACAACCGTCGCTCTAGTGATAGGAGTTATCTTTATTGGTCTTGGAACTGCGAATGTGTTTTTTGGATATAAAGCATACAAACATTACTTCCCATTAATGATGCAAGAAGCTAATGGGAAATCATAA